CTGAGCTTCAGGCTCGCGTTCCGGCGCAGCCCCCGTTGGGGAATGGCTTCGGGGTATGCATAATATGGCTTGAATCACCGCCGACCGGTCACGCTCGGCGGTTTCCTTTTTTTTCGGGGCCCTCATCGAGTGGCGCCATTCAAGACAAGTTAGCTGGAGAGACCGAATGTCCACCATCCCCATCACCAAACGCGGCGCCGAGAAACTCAAGGCCGAATTGCATCAGCTCAAGACGGTGGACCGTCCCTGGGTTATCAACGCCATTGCTGAAGCACGTGCGCAGGGCGATCTCAGTGAGAACGCCGAATACGAAGCCGCCAAAGACCGCCAGGGTTTCATTGAAGGCCGTATCGCGGAGGTCGACGGCAAGTTGTCGGCCGCGCAGATCATCGATCCGACCACGCTGGACGCTTCGGGCAAGGTGGTGTTTGGCGCCACGGTTGACCTTGAAGACGAAGACAGCGGCGCCAAGGTGACCTACCAGATCGTTGGTGAAGACGAGGCCGATATTAAGAAGGGCCTGGTCAACATCGGCAGTCCCATCGCCCGCGCGCTGATTGGCAAGGAAGAGGGCGATGTGGCCGAGGTTCAGGCGCCTAGCGGCAACCGGCGCTACGAGATCGTTGCGGTCCGCTATGAGTGAGACGGTCGCCAAGGCGGTTTTGATGCCAGCGGTGACCGCATGACATTGAAGCGCCTGACGGTCGTGATCGCCGCCTTGTGGTGGGGTGCCTTGTCTGGCATCAGCTTCATCGCAGTTCCGTTGCTGTTTGCCAAACTGGGGCCCGCGCTGGCGGGACCGGTCGCGGCCAAGCTGTTTTCAGCGCAGTGCTGGATGGGCCTGGGCCTGGGCCTGGCCGTGCTGCTGATTCTTCGGCGAGAGCGTGAATCGGTCATGGGCGCGCAGGGCGATGCGGCGCCTTCGGTCGAGGGATTGCTCAACATGCAGACCGCTTTGGCGACCATGGGTTTCGTGGTGCTCGCGATGTTGATGGCGCTGATTCAGGAATTCGGCGTGGCCCAAAAAATCATCACGGCCCGGGCAAGCGGCGGCAACTTGCGGCTGTGGCACTCGGTGGGCAGCATGCTGGTGCTGGGACAGTGGCTGTGTGCCGGCAGCGTGTTGTGGCGGGCATCAAAAAGATAAGTCGGCTCGGGGAGGGCATGCAATGAGCACCAAAAATCTGGGGTGAATGGGCAAGAGGGTCGTGGTTCTGATCCTGCTTTTCATTGCGCTGGCGATGTTGAAACCGGTGGGCATCGTTCAGTCGGGCTCCCCTGGGGTGTTGACGATGTTCGGCAAAAAATCGATCAAGCGATCGAGGACAAGGTTGAGGCGACCCAAAAGAAGCTGACAGCTGAGCCTGATCTGGAGCGCATCAAGGTCAAAGCGGAGTCGGCCTTGGCCAAAGCCCGGCGCAAAGCCGAAGCCCTTAAGGCCAAGCGCCTGGAGATCATGCCCGACCTGCTCCAGTTGACGCGCCTGGAAAACGAAGCAGACGCGATCAAGAAATGGAACGGGCAAATGCCGCAGGTCACAGGCGGCGGCGCCCCGCTCGTGCAGATCAAGCCCTGAACCCAGCCCGGTGGCCGGGTTGCCGTGTCAACCCGATGCAGGGGAAAGACCTGCCGCGGGAGGTGCATTTACCCAGGCCACCGCGGAACCGGCTCCGCAGGGCCACCAGTTCCGCCCCCTGAGGGGCGACGCCGAAGGCGGTGCAGGGGGGTCACAATCTTTCTGCGGATTCCAGCGTGTTGACCATCAACATGGTGATGGTCATGGGGCCCACGCCGCCGGGCACGGGTGTGATGTGGCCAGCGACCTCTTTCACGCCGGCAAAGTCGACGTCCCCGCACAGCTTGCCTTCGTCATTGCGGTTCATGCCCACGTCGAGCACCACGGCGCCCGGCTTGACCATGTCGGCGGTCAACACATTGCGTTTGCCCACGGCTGCCACGATGACGTCGGCTTGCAGCGTCATGGCTTTGAGATCTTTCGTTCCGCTATGGCACACAGTCACGGTTGCGTTCTTTTGCAGCAGCATCAGTGCCATGGGTTTGCCAACGGTATTGCTGCGCCCGATCACCACGGCATGTTTGCCTTTCAGGTCGTACCCGATCGACTCCAGCATTTTCATGCAGCCATACGGTGTGCAAGACTTGAATCCAGGCAGACCAGCCATCAATTCACCCGCGCTTTGTACTGAATAGCCGTCCACATCTTTGCTGCTGGCGATGGTCTCGATGACGCGATCAGGATCGATGTGTTTGGGTAAAGGCATCTGCACCAGAATGCCGTGGATGGTGGGGTCTTCATTCAGAGCGCGAATGCGGGCCAGCAGATCGCCTTCGCTCAGACTTGCTTCGTACTTCTCAAGCACCGAGTGCATACCCGTGTCTTCGCAGGCTTTGACTTTGTTGCGCACATAGACCTGAGACCCGGGATCTTCGCCCACAAGAATCACCGCCAGGCCAGGTGTGATGCCTTTGGCTTTGAGCGCAGAAACGCGGGTGGCCACATCGGCGCGGAGTTGGCGGGAGAGGGCGTTGCCGTCGATCAATTGTGCGGTCATGGGCGTTTGGTCCAGGAGTCTTGAAATGAAAACGCCCGCCGAAGCGAATCGGCAGGCGTTGGAACGGGTTTGTCGAAAATCAGGCTTTGGCGGTGGATTGCCCCAAGGCGATCTTCAGCAGATCGGCCACGGTGTTGGCACCCAGTTTTTCCATGATGTTGGCACGGTGGGCTTCAACGGTCTTGATGCTGATACCCAGATCGTCGGCGATTTGCTTGTTCAAACGGCCGGCCACGATACGCTCGAGAACCTGCGTTTCGCGCCCTGTCAATTTTGACAGGAGGGCGTCGCGACTTGCGGCCTCCTGGTGGGTGGCGAACGCATCTTTGGCTGTATCCAGCATGCGTTCCACCAAAGCCACCAACTGATCTTCCTTGAAGGGCTTCTGAATGAAATCCAGCGCACCCTTTTTCATCGACTCCACGGCCATGGGCACATCGCCGTGGCCTGTGATGAAGACGATGGGCAAAGGCGACTGGCGCTCCATCAACTTTTCTTGAAGCTCCATGCCACTCATGCCGCCCATGCGGATATCGGCGATCAGGCAGGCCACTTCGCGGGCATCGTAGCGGCTCAAGAAAGCCTCGGCCGACTCAAAGCACCTGACACGAAAGTCTTTGCCTTCCAGCAACCATTGCAAAGAATCACGAACCGCCTCGTCGTCATCCACGACGTATACGGTGCCCTTTTTGGGGATCAAGCTCATCTGTTTCCTTCAATGTCTATCAACGACGCGGATCAGAGCCTTGGATTGCTGTCTCGCTTTTGAGGCGCGACACCACTGGAATCCAGAAGCTGAAGCAACAGCCCTGTACCGACTCGCCATTGTAGATGTTCTTGACTTGCATCCGACCATGGTGCGACTCAACGATGCTGCGGCACAGTTTGAGGCCAATGCCCATGCCGCCGCTTTTGGTGCTGTAGAAGGCTTCGTAGATTCGCTCGATCATTTCATCGGGAACGCCACTGCCCGTGTCGCGAACCGAAAACTCCACGACGTCTTGGTCTGCTTCACGACGAGGGCCCACACGCAGCTCGATGTAACGCTCACTCTGGGAGCGGTTGGCGTGGGCGATGGCCTCACCGGCGTTCTTCAACAGGTTGATCAGAACCTGTTCGATCAGGATGGGGTCCACCATCAGGCTGGGCAGTCGGGCTGCCACATAGGGCGTCAACCGCACTTGCTGGCGGCGCAATTCGATATCGGCCAGTTCAATGGCGTTGTTCACCATTTGTGCCACATCTGATGGCGTGGGGTTGGGCTCGCTTCGTTTCACAAACGACCGAATGCGCTGGATGATCTGGCCCGCTCTTTGTGCCTGGCGGGCGGTTTTATCCAGGGCGGCCAGCAGCTCCTCGGTGGAGATGCGTTGCTCATTGACCCGGGAAATCATGCCGTTGCAGTAGTTGCTGATGGCCGTCAGTGGCTGGTTCAGTTCGTGAGCTACGCTGGACGCCATCTCGCCCATGGTGATCAGGCGGCTGGCCGTTTGCGCACGTTCCGCTTGTTGGGCCGCTTGGATTTCTGCGTTGCGGCGGGTCGTGATGTCGCTGGAGATCACCATTTGCGCCAGGCGCCCGTCAACCCAGGTGAGGTAGCGTGTGCGTACCTCCAGCCACCGCCCCAGATCCTCAACAAATACCTCGGCGTTTTCAGCGCCTGCATCGGTGAGTGCGTCGGTGGGCATGCCCGCAAAAGCATCAACAGCATCACCGTCATCGGGTACCGGGTTGGGTTGGCTGCTCGCCAAATCGAGCAGTCGACGGTGGCCATGGCCGCGTGTGCCAAACCACTGGCGGTACAGCTTGTTGGCAAACAACACTTCGTTGCTGCCCAGCGGTGCCACGGATACAGCGGAGTCCAGGCTTTCCAGCACGGTGGTGAAGCGTTCGTAAGAGGCGGACAGCTCTTCCCGTATGCGCTTGGGCTCGGTGATGTCGGTCATCGAGGTCATCCAGCCGGTCTGGTTCTGATTGGGGTCGATCAGCGGCGAGACGTACATGCGCGCGTCGAAGATGGTGCCGTCGCGCCTTTGCACCCTCACTTCAAAGCCTCCCGGTGTTGACCGGCCGTTGAGTTCGTCATCAAGGCGGGAGGTGAGGTATTCGTATTCTTCTTCGGGCCAGTAAGGGAAGGGTGCGGTTCGGCCAACCAGTTCGGGTTCGGTCCAGCCGGTCATGAAGCAAAAGGCCGGGTTGACGTAACTGATTCGCCCTTGCAGGTCCAGCGCCCTCATGCCGGTGAGCATCGAGTTTTCCATGGCGCGTCGGAAGTTGGTTTCGGCTATCAAGGCTTGCTGGGCTTGCACGCGCCGGCGCGTATGGCGCCAGGTGCCCAGCAGCATCCAGACGGTCAGGGCGCTCAATGCGCCAATCACCCAAAAAAAGCCGTTGCCCACAATGTCCTGAGAGGTGCGGTACCCCTGTGCTTTGAGCAAAAGGCCATTGCCCACAGGTGAAACGGGCACTTCATGTTCCAGCGGTGGAGCGCTCCATGGCAGCAGCCTTTGCACCGCGCTGGGCGATTGCAGGCTGCCGGACAACACCCGCTCTCGATCGTCCATGAGCGCCACGGCATAGCGCGACATGATCTCTGGAGGCACGCCGAACCGCATCAGCCCATCAATCGCATATTCACCCATGACGGTTCCTGCAAAGCGGCCTTGTTCGCTTAAGGGTACCTGCAGCATCAAGGTGGCCAGACGCGGTTCTTCACCCATCGGGCGGGAGTAGATCGGTTGCCGAAGGTCCCTTGCCAGTTCAAACGATCCGTCCGTCTCATTGGCAGCGAGCGTGGCTCCGGGCTGCCGCTGTGCAGAAAGGGGTGCGCTGGGTGAGGCGTAGGAGGCCAGGATGTTGCGCCGGGCATCAACCCAGTTGATGGCGATCAGTTCGGGAAACTGGCTGATCAACGATTCGGCCTGGAACTCGAACTCTTCTGTGCTGATTTCTTTGTTGTCCACCTCGCGCGCCAGTCGCATGAGCTGTTCCTGGCGTTCAAGTAGGCGAAGGCGCAAACGCTGTTGTGCATATTCAACATCGCGGGTGACGGCTTCTTGTTCGCGGTCGATCTCTTCATAGCGCAGGTAGGCGATGGCCACGACGATGGCACACAGGAAGAGGAGGACAGCGAGCAGGGGGCCAAGCGTGGCGAACCTGTCTTGCCGTGACGGGGGGAGCTTGCGCCACCACCGTTTCCACCAGGTCGTGGCTTCGCGAGGGCGTTGTGGCGGCGGGGTGGGTTCTCGTGTCATCGGGGTAGCAGTCTACGTGAGGCTGCCCTGCGTTTTTGCGTGTTCTGGACATGCCATTTCAATTTGCTATCAATCCTGATTGTAGTTTTGCAATATGAAATCGTATGGCACATATTGAAATTTGAGAAAATTTGTGGAAAAATTCACCCTGGCGCGAATAGGTCGCTTTAACCTAGCGCTTAAACAACCCCATAGGAGACAAGACATGACAGCGACTGAGGCGCCCAACGGCAGTGGAGCCGGTGATCTGGACAGCCAGGAAACAAGGGAATGGATGGAGGCGTTGACCGCCGTGATTCAGCGGGAGGGCCCAGAACGCGCTCACTTTTTGCTTGAGCAACTGCTGGAGGAAGCCCGGCAAAACAGCGTGGACCTGCCGTTTTCGGCCAACACCGGCTATGTGAACACCATTGAGCCAGGGCAGGAGGCGCGTTCGCCAGGCAATCTTGAAATCGAACAGCGTTTGCGTGCCTACATGCGCTGGAATGCCATGGCGATGGTGGTCAAGGCCAACCGCGCCAACCCGGCCGACGGTGGCGATCTGGGTGGCCACATTGGTTCGTTTGCCTCGCTGGCCAGCCTGTTTGGCGCCGGGTTCAACCATTTCTGGCACGCTGAGAGTGAAAACCATGGTGGCGACTGTCTGTTCATTCAGGGCCACGTTTCCCCGGGCGTGTACGCCCGCGCCTACATGGAAGGCCGCTTGACCGAAGAGCAACTGCTCAACTTCCGCCAGGAAGTGGATGGCAAAGGTCTGTCCAGCTACCCGCATCCCAAGCTGATGCCCAATTTCTGGCAGTTCCCCACGGTGTCCATGGGCCTAGGCCCGCTGAACGCCATCTATCAGGCGCGCTTCCTGAAATACCTGCATGCCCGTGGTATCGCCAACACCGAAAACCGCAAGGTCTGGGTGTTCTGCGGCGACGGCGAGATGGACGAAGTGGAGTCGCTTGGCGCCATTGGCCTGGCTGCCCGTGAAAAGCTGGACAACCTGATCTTCGTGATCAACTGCAACCTGCAACGCCTTGATGGCCCTGTCCGCGGAAACGGCAAGATCATTCAGGAGCTCGAAGGCGAATTCCGCGGTTCAGGCTGGAACGTGATCAAGCTGATCTGGGGCAGCCAGTGGGACCCGCTGCTCGCTGCCGACAAAGACGGCGCGCTGCGCAAGATCATGATGGAATGCAACGATGGCGACTACCAGGCATTCAAGGCGAACGATGGTGCCTACGTGCGCAAACATTTCTTCGGCCGCGACCCGCGCACCCTGGAAATGGTCGCCCACATGACCGACGAGGAGATTGGCGACCTGCGCCGCGGCGGCCACGACTCCAAGAAGGTCTATGCGGCCTTTGACGCGGCGGTGAAAACCACCGGCCAGCCAACCGTGCTGCTGATCAAGACCGTCAAGGGCTTTGGCATGGGCAAAGTGGGTGAAGGAAAGAACACCGTTCACCAGACAAAAAAGCTCGGTGCCGAAGACATCAAGTTTTTCCGCGACCGCTTCAACATCCCGATTCCCGACAGCCAGCTGGATGAACTCCCGTTCTACAAACCGGCTGATGACACGCCGGAGATGCGCTACCTGCATGAGCGGCGCAAAGCGTTGGGCGGCTACCTGCCGCATCGCCGCACCAAGGCCGACGAGAGCTTCAAGGTGCCACCGATCGAGACTTTCAAGGCCGTCATCGAGCCCACCGCCGAAGGCCGCGAAATTTCAACAACGCAGGCCTATGTGCGCTTCCTGACGCAGTTGCTGCGTGAAAAAGAGATCGGCCCCCGTGTGGTGCCCATCCTGGTTGACGAAGCGCGTACCTTCGGGATGGAAGGGTTGTTCCGTCAGATCGGTATCTACAACCCGGCAGGCCAGCAGTACACCCCGGTCGACAAAGACCAGGTCATGTACTACAAGGAAGACAAGGCTGGCCAGATCCTGCAAGAGGGTATCAACGAGGCCGGCGGCATGAGCAGCTGGATCGCGGCCGCAACGAGCTACAGCACGAGCAACCGGATCATGATCCCGTTCTATGTGTATTACTCCATGTTCGGCTTCCAGCGTATCGGCGATCTGGCCTGGGCGGCAGGCGACATGCAGGCGCGTGGTTTCCTGCTCGGCGGTACCTCGGGCCGCACCACGCTGAACGGTGAGGGTCTGCAGCACGAAGACGGCCACAGCCACATTCTGGCGGGCACCATTCCAAATTGCATTTCTTACGACCCGACGTTTGCGCACGAAGTCGGCGTGATCCTGCACCATGGCTTGAAACGCATGGTGGAATCGCAAGACAACGTTTTCTACTACCTCACGCTGCTGAACGAAAACTACGCCATGCCTGGCCTCACGCCTGGTACCGAAGAGCAGATCATCAAAGGCATGTACCTCTGCAAAGAAGGCGCCAAGCTGACGCCGCGCGTTCAACTGCTCGGTTCGGGCACGATTCTGCGCGAGTCGATCGCAGCACAGGAATTGCTGGAGAAAGAGTGGGGCGTGGCTGCCAACGTCTGGAGCTGCCCAAGCTTCAACGAACTGACCCGCGACGGCCAGGACGCTGAACGCTGGAACCTGCTGCATCCGCTGGAGAAGCCGCGCGTGTCCTTCGTGGGCCAGCAACTGGAAAAGCACACCGGCCCGGTGGTCGCATCAACCGACTACATGAAGGCCTATGCCGAGCAGATTCGCCCGTTCATTCCCAAGGGTCGCACTTACAAGGTGTTGGGCACCGACGGTTTTGGCCGTTCCGACTTCCGCGTCAAGCTGCGCGAGCACTTCGAAATCAACCGCCACTACATTGTGGTCGCGGCCTTGAAGGCTTTGAGCGAAGAGGGCACCGTGCCAGTGGCCAAGGTGGCCGAGGCGATCAAGAAATACGGTATCAAGACGGAAAAGGTCAACCCGCTCTACGCCTGAATTTGACTCCCCCCCCGCAGCGCCCTCGGCGCTACCCCAACGGGGGGGGCGAAGCTGGCTGAATGGCAGTGCCAGATCGGCGGCTTCCCTGGTTAAAAGTAGGCGCTTGGCGCTCTGAATATCTGATTGGAGACAAACATGGCATTGGTAGAAGTAAAGGTCCCGGACATCGGTGACTTCGACGAAGTGGCGGTGATTGAATTGCTGGTGAAGGTGGGCGATACGGTCGCTGCCGAGCAATCGCTGATCACGGTG
This region of Hydrogenophaga crassostreae genomic DNA includes:
- the greA gene encoding transcription elongation factor GreA — encoded protein: MSTIPITKRGAEKLKAELHQLKTVDRPWVINAIAEARAQGDLSENAEYEAAKDRQGFIEGRIAEVDGKLSAAQIIDPTTLDASGKVVFGATVDLEDEDSGAKVTYQIVGEDEADIKKGLVNIGSPIARALIGKEEGDVAEVQAPSGNRRYEIVAVRYE
- a CDS encoding DUF4149 domain-containing protein, with translation MTLKRLTVVIAALWWGALSGISFIAVPLLFAKLGPALAGPVAAKLFSAQCWMGLGLGLAVLLILRRERESVMGAQGDAAPSVEGLLNMQTALATMGFVVLAMLMALIQEFGVAQKIITARASGGNLRLWHSVGSMLVLGQWLCAGSVLWRASKR
- a CDS encoding SPFH domain-containing protein, translating into MNGQEGRGSDPAFHCAGDVETGGHRSVGLPWGVDDVRQKIDQAIEDKVEATQKKLTAEPDLERIKVKAESALAKARRKAEALKAKRLEIMPDLLQLTRLENEADAIKKWNGQMPQVTGGGAPLVQIKP
- the folD gene encoding bifunctional methylenetetrahydrofolate dehydrogenase/methenyltetrahydrofolate cyclohydrolase FolD produces the protein MTAQLIDGNALSRQLRADVATRVSALKAKGITPGLAVILVGEDPGSQVYVRNKVKACEDTGMHSVLEKYEASLSEGDLLARIRALNEDPTIHGILVQMPLPKHIDPDRVIETIASSKDVDGYSVQSAGELMAGLPGFKSCTPYGCMKMLESIGYDLKGKHAVVIGRSNTVGKPMALMLLQKNATVTVCHSGTKDLKAMTLQADVIVAAVGKRNVLTADMVKPGAVVLDVGMNRNDEGKLCGDVDFAGVKEVAGHITPVPGGVGPMTITMLMVNTLESAERL
- a CDS encoding response regulator transcription factor, which produces MSLIPKKGTVYVVDDDEAVRDSLQWLLEGKDFRVRCFESAEAFLSRYDAREVACLIADIRMGGMSGMELQEKLMERQSPLPIVFITGHGDVPMAVESMKKGALDFIQKPFKEDQLVALVERMLDTAKDAFATHQEAASRDALLSKLTGRETQVLERIVAGRLNKQIADDLGISIKTVEAHRANIMEKLGANTVADLLKIALGQSTAKA
- a CDS encoding PAS domain-containing sensor histidine kinase — encoded protein: MTREPTPPPQRPREATTWWKRWWRKLPPSRQDRFATLGPLLAVLLFLCAIVVAIAYLRYEEIDREQEAVTRDVEYAQQRLRLRLLERQEQLMRLAREVDNKEISTEEFEFQAESLISQFPELIAINWVDARRNILASYASPSAPLSAQRQPGATLAANETDGSFELARDLRQPIYSRPMGEEPRLATLMLQVPLSEQGRFAGTVMGEYAIDGLMRFGVPPEIMSRYAVALMDDRERVLSGSLQSPSAVQRLLPWSAPPLEHEVPVSPVGNGLLLKAQGYRTSQDIVGNGFFWVIGALSALTVWMLLGTWRHTRRRVQAQQALIAETNFRRAMENSMLTGMRALDLQGRISYVNPAFCFMTGWTEPELVGRTAPFPYWPEEEYEYLTSRLDDELNGRSTPGGFEVRVQRRDGTIFDARMYVSPLIDPNQNQTGWMTSMTDITEPKRIREELSASYERFTTVLESLDSAVSVAPLGSNEVLFANKLYRQWFGTRGHGHRRLLDLASSQPNPVPDDGDAVDAFAGMPTDALTDAGAENAEVFVEDLGRWLEVRTRYLTWVDGRLAQMVISSDITTRRNAEIQAAQQAERAQTASRLITMGEMASSVAHELNQPLTAISNYCNGMISRVNEQRISTEELLAALDKTARQAQRAGQIIQRIRSFVKRSEPNPTPSDVAQMVNNAIELADIELRRQQVRLTPYVAARLPSLMVDPILIEQVLINLLKNAGEAIAHANRSQSERYIELRVGPRREADQDVVEFSVRDTGSGVPDEMIERIYEAFYSTKSGGMGIGLKLCRSIVESHHGRMQVKNIYNGESVQGCCFSFWIPVVSRLKSETAIQGSDPRR
- the aceE gene encoding pyruvate dehydrogenase (acetyl-transferring), homodimeric type — protein: MTATEAPNGSGAGDLDSQETREWMEALTAVIQREGPERAHFLLEQLLEEARQNSVDLPFSANTGYVNTIEPGQEARSPGNLEIEQRLRAYMRWNAMAMVVKANRANPADGGDLGGHIGSFASLASLFGAGFNHFWHAESENHGGDCLFIQGHVSPGVYARAYMEGRLTEEQLLNFRQEVDGKGLSSYPHPKLMPNFWQFPTVSMGLGPLNAIYQARFLKYLHARGIANTENRKVWVFCGDGEMDEVESLGAIGLAAREKLDNLIFVINCNLQRLDGPVRGNGKIIQELEGEFRGSGWNVIKLIWGSQWDPLLAADKDGALRKIMMECNDGDYQAFKANDGAYVRKHFFGRDPRTLEMVAHMTDEEIGDLRRGGHDSKKVYAAFDAAVKTTGQPTVLLIKTVKGFGMGKVGEGKNTVHQTKKLGAEDIKFFRDRFNIPIPDSQLDELPFYKPADDTPEMRYLHERRKALGGYLPHRRTKADESFKVPPIETFKAVIEPTAEGREISTTQAYVRFLTQLLREKEIGPRVVPILVDEARTFGMEGLFRQIGIYNPAGQQYTPVDKDQVMYYKEDKAGQILQEGINEAGGMSSWIAAATSYSTSNRIMIPFYVYYSMFGFQRIGDLAWAAGDMQARGFLLGGTSGRTTLNGEGLQHEDGHSHILAGTIPNCISYDPTFAHEVGVILHHGLKRMVESQDNVFYYLTLLNENYAMPGLTPGTEEQIIKGMYLCKEGAKLTPRVQLLGSGTILRESIAAQELLEKEWGVAANVWSCPSFNELTRDGQDAERWNLLHPLEKPRVSFVGQQLEKHTGPVVASTDYMKAYAEQIRPFIPKGRTYKVLGTDGFGRSDFRVKLREHFEINRHYIVVAALKALSEEGTVPVAKVAEAIKKYGIKTEKVNPLYA